From a single Eubalaena glacialis isolate mEubGla1 chromosome 15, mEubGla1.1.hap2.+ XY, whole genome shotgun sequence genomic region:
- the ALKBH2 gene encoding DNA oxidative demethylase ALKBH2: protein MDRFLVKGAVRGLMGKREQEQTGGGPAGLAKEEGTSGKKPRRAAPGNGVHSAGLSWRHIGAEGLDCDYTVLFGKAEADEIFQELEKEVEYFTGALARIQVFGKWHNVPRKQATYGDAGLTYTFSGLTLSPKPWVPVLERIRDRISVVTGQTFNFVLVNRYKDGHDHIGEHRDDERELAPGSPIASVSFGACRDFFFRHKDSRGKHPSRRLGVVRLQLAHGSLLMMNHPTNTHWYHSLPIRKKILAPRVNLTFRKILPIAK, encoded by the exons ATGGACAGATTCCTGGTGAAGGGGGCTGTCAGGGGCCTTATGGGAAAGAGGGAGCAAGAGCAGACCGGAGGAGGCCCAGCAGGGTTGGCCAAAGAGGAGGGGACCAGCGGGAAAAAGCCCAGGAGAGCAGCCCCGGGGAATGGAGTCCACTCGGCAGGCCTCAGCTGGAGGCACATTGGAGCCGAGGGCCTGGACTGCGATTACACAGTCCTGTTTGGCAAAGCCGAAGCAGATGAGATTTTCCAAGAGTTGGAGAAAGAAGTGGAATATTTTACAG GTGCGCTGGCCAGGATCCAGGTGTTTGGGAAGTGGCACAATGTCCCAAGGAAGCAGGCGACATACGGTGACGCTGGGCTGACCTACACCTTTTCAGGCCTTACTCTGTCTCCAAAGCCCTGGGTCCCTGTCCTAGAGCGCATCCGGGATCGCATTTCTGTAGTGACTGGACAGACCTTCAACTTCGTGCTTGTCAACAG GTACAAAGACGGCCATGACCACATTGGTGAGCACAGAGATGATGAGAGAGAACTGGCTCCTGGGAGCCCCATCGCCTCTGTCTCCTTTGGGGCTTGCAGAGACTTCTTCTTCAGGCATAAGGATTCCCGGGGGAAGCACCCCTCCCGGAGGCTGGGGGTGGTCAGGCTCCAGCTGGCCCATGGAAGCTTACTTATGATGAACCACCCAACCAACACTCACTGGTACCACAGTCTCCCCATCCGAAAGAAGATTCTGGCTCCCCGGGTCAACCTGACATTTCGGAAAATCCTGCCTATTGCAAAGTAA
- the UNG gene encoding uracil-DNA glycosylase, protein MGVLYPGLLGWGRKLRAPGRGPLQLVTRFCGDHLQASPAKKIPARQEEPGKPPSSPLSPEQLVRIQRNKAAALLRLAARNVPVGFGESWKKHLSGEFGKPYFIKLMGFVAEERKHYTVYPPPQQVFTWTQMCDIRDVKVVILGQDPYHGPNQAHGLCFSVQRPVPPPPSLENIYKELSTDIDGFVHPGHGDLSGWARQGVLLLNAVLTVRAHQANSHKERGWEQFTDAVVSWLNQNSNGLVFLLWGSYAQKKGSAIDRKRHHVLQTAHPSPFSVYRGFFGCRHFSKTNELLQKSGKEPINWKDL, encoded by the exons ATGGGTGTCCTCTACCCTGGGCTGTTGGGTTGGGGACGGAAGCTGCGGGCTCCCGGGAGAGGCCCGCTGCAGCTCGTGACCCGTTTctgcggggaccacttgcaggcTAGCCCCGCCAAGAAGATCCCGGCCAGGCAGGAGGAGCCCGGCAAGCCGCCCTCGTCGCCACTGAGCCCCGAGCAGTTGGTCCGCATCCAGAGGAACAAGGCCGCCGCGCTGCTCAGACTTGCAGCGCGCAATGTGCCTGTAGGTTTTGGTGAGAGTTGGAAGAAGCACCTCAGCGGGGAGTTCGGGAAACCATATTTTATTAAG CTTATGGGATTTgttgcagaagaaagaaaacattacacTGTTTACCCACCCCCGCAGCAAGTCTTCACATGGACCCAAATGTGTGACATAAGAGAT GTGAAGGTTGTCATCCTGGGACAGGATCCATATCACGGACCCAATCAAGCTCATGGGCTCTGCTTTAGTGTTCAAAGGCCCGTGCCACCCCCACCCAG TTtggaaaacatttataaagaacTGTCTACAGACATAGATGGTTTTGTTCATCCTGGTCATGGAGATTTATCCGGATGGGCCAGGCAAG GTGTTCTCCTGCTCAACGCCGTCCTCACCGTCCGGGCGCATCAGGCCAATTCTCATAAAGAGAGAGGTTGGGAGCAGTTCACCGATGCTGTCGTGTCCTGGCTCAATCAGAACTCGAACGGCCTTGTCTTCCTGCTCTGGGGCTCTTATGCTCAGAAGAAAGGCAGTGCCATTGATAGg AAGCGGCACCACGTGCTGCAGACCGCTCATCCCTCGCCGTTTTCGGTGTACAGGGGGTTCTTCGGATGCAGGCATTTCTCTAAAACCAACGAGCTGCTGCAGAAGTCCGGCAAAGAGCCCATCAACTGGAAGGATCTGTGA